AGCATTACCCGTTGGGTTAGTTCCTTCATCTTTGGCTTCAATAACGATGTGCATCGTGTCAGGCACAATGTCAGATATGTCCAGGAACTATGTTTGAACATCACTAAGTGGTCTCTGGGTCGTTAATGCTCTTATGCCAGACCTTCTTCCAGGAACCGAAGTAACTGCCCGTGGCCTGCGATGGGAACTGGTCAATACCCAGAATCTTGGTGGTCAGATTCTTCACCGGCTGCGCGGCATTGAAGGCGCCTTCGCCGGTCAGGAATTGGATCTGCTTGGTCCATTTGACGAAATTACCCCGGTCACCCGCGCCTTGCGCCCGGAAAAACCCGCTTCACTCCCAAACTGGCTGGCTTTCCATCAGGCCTTTCTTCTGGAACAGGCGTTTGGCATGGATGCCCTTAGCGCTGTCCAACCCGGACGGCTGCGTATCGAGCCCTACCAATTGGTGCCCGTGCTCCGGGCCCTGCGATTGTCCCGCGTCCGGCTGCTGCTTGCTGACGGTGTTGGCCTTGGTAAAACCATTCAGGCCGGTCTTCTGCTCACTGAACTTATTGCCCGCCGGATTGCCCATCGCATCCTGATCGTGTCGCCTTCGGGCCCCTTGCTTGCCCAGTGGGGGATGGAAATGTCCCACCGCTTTGGTTTACGATTCCAGGTTATTGATCGCCAGTCCCTGGATGAGGTGCGGCGCAGTACCGAACTCGGCGCCATTCCATTCGACCATATCTCTCTTGGCCTGGCCTCCATTGACTTTCTGAAACAGGAAAAAGTGCTCGAAGACCTGGAACGCTCTTCATACGACGTCGTGATCATAGACGAAGCCCATCACTGCATGGAAGTCGGCGGAGATGATCGTGACGCCTCGCTCCGCCGCCGGCTCGCCGAGGTGCTCGCGCGCCGTTCCGATGCCCTGATCCTCGCGACCGCCACGCCGCATGATGGCAATGACCGATCGTTTGCTTCCATTTGCGAACTCTTGGACCCCTCGCTGGTGGATGGCCGGGGAGCGCTTCGGGGTGATCGCTACCGCCAGCACGTCGTGCGCCGGCTAAAGAAGCATATCCTTACCGAAAGCGGCGCACCCCGCTTCAAGGAACGCGACGTCGAGCCGTGTCCGGTCCGCGCGCGCAGCGGTACCCATGATCGGTTCATAGAACTGCATCAGCAACTCATCGCCTTGATCGCGCCGGAGCTTCGCAAGGCCCTGCGCAGCCGTCGTTACAGTGACGTACTTTCCTTCATTTCGCTGCTCAAGCGCAGTGTATCCACGGTTGCCGCATGCAAAGCCACCCTCGAAGCTGTGCGTGACCGCTTCCGTTCCATCCAGACCGAGACGGCAGAAACCCAAGAGAGTCGCAAGCAGCGGCTTCGCTCGTTGCGTGAACTGAATCGTACCCTCGAACGCTTTGGCACCGTCAGCCTCGATCAGGAAGCCGAGCAACAAACGCTTGAGGTTGAAGACCTTGCACAACAACTTTTTGCCTTGGAGCGCGAAGTCGGTTCCGAGGCGCGCCACCTGCGCCGCTATGCCAATATGGCGGACGCGCTGGATGCCCTGATCCGCATTGCCGAATCCGCCACCGGGCAGGATCCCAAGCTGGCGGCGGTTATCGCCCAAGTGCAATCCATTCGTGCTCCCGAACCCCGCGCTAACGTCCTGATCTATACGGAATACACCGATAGCCAGGCTGCCTTGGTCGCCGCGCTGCAACAGGCCGGCGTCGGCCCGGTCATTACCATGAGCGGTGAGGATGATGAAAAGGCCCGCGCCACTGCCACCGACCGCTTCCGCAATGAGGACAACCTGATTCTCGTCAGCACGGACGCTGCCGCCGAAGGCTTGAATCTTCACCAGCGCTGCCACCATCTCTTGCATCTTGAACTTCCATTCAATCCCAACCGGCTGGAACAGCGCAACGGACGCATTGACCGTTTCGGACAGGAGCAGACTCCCATGGTGCGGTATCTCTTCTTATGCGGCACGTTCGAGCAGCGCATTCTGCTGCGCTTGATTGCCAAGTATGAGCGCCAGCGCAAGCTGCTCACCTTCGTGCCCAATACCCTCGGCGTTACAGCTTCAGCCGAGGCGACCGCCGAGCGCCTGCTCACCGGCCTGGTCGAACAAGAGGCCTCCTTGTTCCAGCGTGAAGAACCGGTATTTGATCTTGTCTCCGGTCAGGAAAATTCCGGCGCGGATTCCGCCACCCGCGAGTTGCTGGAGGAAATTGATCGCAGCCTGCAAGGATTCGAGCGCGCCGCCACCGCCAATACCTGGCTGGGGGCGGAGGGGCTTAATGCTGAGGCCTCGCTGTTCAAAGAAGCCGACCAGGCCCGCCAGCGCGGTGCGCACTTGAACAGCGTGGACCTTGCCCGTTTCGTTCGCGACGCCGTCCTCCTCGAAGGCGGCGACGTTCGCGATATTTCGCCTGACATTACGGAGATGACCCTCCCGCCCGCTTGGATGCCGGGGCTCAAGGATACCCCCGGCATTGACGTGGATACCCGTACTGTTCGGCTCACGACGAAGCTGGAAATCATCCAGGACTCTCAAAAACGTGACGTCGGCTTCCTTGGGCGCGCGCATCCGCTGGTTCGCCGGGCTCTTGATCGGGTGCGGCACCTTGCATTGGGCGGCACGGCCACTTCCGTGGATCAACGCATTAGCGCGGTTGTTGGCGACCTGCCGCAACCCGCATTGCTTTTCACCTTCCTCGGGCGTCTGCTCAGCCGCGCGGGGCGCGAGTTTGAACAAGTACTTGCGATTCTGGTTCGACCACCCGCCAGTGCTGAATTTATTGCGGATAGCGGGCAATGGCTCCGCCTCGCTGATCCGGCCAACGCCATGAACACCCGCGACGTGTGGCAGAACCACTTTGTAAACTGGGCGCAGGATGCCGAAGCCACGGCTATTGCCGCCGCCCGAAGGCATTTCCACCCCATCGCCGCCGATGTGCTGAATCGCCGCCGCACCGAACTCCGGCGCGATCGTGAGCGCCTGCACGAGTGGCTTGAGTTCCGCGAGCGGGAAATTATCGCGGATCGCGGTCAGTCGGCGGTGCAGCAGGAATTGCTTGCGTCCGCCCGCTCACAATCACCACAACCGCAGCTTGCCGATTGGGCTCGCCTCACTGTTCCGCTGGACCGTCTGTCTGGCTTTGCTGGCGACAATGCCCAACCGGTGGCGTTGCGCCACGAGGCCCAAACTGTCCTCAGCCTGTTTAAAAAACGCCGTGATGATTTCGATGCCCGCGATGCCATGCGCGACCCCGAGATCACTACTTTGGGCATGCTGATGATTGTGCCGCGCAACAAGCAAATGGAGAAAGGAGCCTCATGACCGCGAGCTATTCCATTCCTGACCCTATTTCCGCCTCCGTAAGGTTCCGGTCCAAACCGGTCAACGCGCGCGCCATCAAAGCAATCATTCCCACCTACAAGGATTGGGATGGTCTGCGCGTCACGTTGGATAGCTTGCTTAATTTGAAAACGCCACCCAAAGAAATTGAGGTGGCCAATGACAACGTCGAACCAGGAGTGCCGGACTGGCTGTCGGCCTATCCGGTTAAGGTGGTGGATTACGCTGGTAATCTTGGGCCAGCC
This sequence is a window from Verrucomicrobiota bacterium. Protein-coding genes within it:
- a CDS encoding helicase-related protein, which produces MPDLLPGTEVTARGLRWELVNTQNLGGQILHRLRGIEGAFAGQELDLLGPFDEITPVTRALRPEKPASLPNWLAFHQAFLLEQAFGMDALSAVQPGRLRIEPYQLVPVLRALRLSRVRLLLADGVGLGKTIQAGLLLTELIARRIAHRILIVSPSGPLLAQWGMEMSHRFGLRFQVIDRQSLDEVRRSTELGAIPFDHISLGLASIDFLKQEKVLEDLERSSYDVVIIDEAHHCMEVGGDDRDASLRRRLAEVLARRSDALILATATPHDGNDRSFASICELLDPSLVDGRGALRGDRYRQHVVRRLKKHILTESGAPRFKERDVEPCPVRARSGTHDRFIELHQQLIALIAPELRKALRSRRYSDVLSFISLLKRSVSTVAACKATLEAVRDRFRSIQTETAETQESRKQRLRSLRELNRTLERFGTVSLDQEAEQQTLEVEDLAQQLFALEREVGSEARHLRRYANMADALDALIRIAESATGQDPKLAAVIAQVQSIRAPEPRANVLIYTEYTDSQAALVAALQQAGVGPVITMSGEDDEKARATATDRFRNEDNLILVSTDAAAEGLNLHQRCHHLLHLELPFNPNRLEQRNGRIDRFGQEQTPMVRYLFLCGTFEQRILLRLIAKYERQRKLLTFVPNTLGVTASAEATAERLLTGLVEQEASLFQREEPVFDLVSGQENSGADSATRELLEEIDRSLQGFERAATANTWLGAEGLNAEASLFKEADQARQRGAHLNSVDLARFVRDAVLLEGGDVRDISPDITEMTLPPAWMPGLKDTPGIDVDTRTVRLTTKLEIIQDSQKRDVGFLGRAHPLVRRALDRVRHLALGGTATSVDQRISAVVGDLPQPALLFTFLGRLLSRAGREFEQVLAILVRPPASAEFIADSGQWLRLADPANAMNTRDVWQNHFVNWAQDAEATAIAAARRHFHPIAADVLNRRRTELRRDRERLHEWLEFREREIIADRGQSAVQQELLASARSQSPQPQLADWARLTVPLDRLSGFAGDNAQPVALRHEAQTVLSLFKKRRDDFDARDAMRDPEITTLGMLMIVPRNKQMEKGAS